The genomic segment AACTCAAAGTCCGCGTCCGCGTAACGGTCCGCACCAACCTCCTGCAGTTAATCGGCGGTGCCACGGAACAAACAGTCATCGCCCGCATCGGCGAAGGGGTCGTTTCGGCGATCGGCTCTTGTGAAACCTATGCAGAAGCGCTGGCCGAACCGGTTCGCATCAGCCATCAAGTCATGGAACGCGGATTGGATTCGCAAACGGCCTTTTCGATCGTTTCCATCGACATCGCCGACATCGACGTGGCAGAAAACGTGGGCGCTCGCCTGCAAACGGATCAAGCGGAGGCGGACATCCGGATCGCCCGCGCCAAGGCCGAGGAACGCCTCGCGGCCGCAATTGCTTTTGAACAAGAAATGAAGGCGCTCACGCGCGAAAATCAGGCACGGGTTGTCCTGGCGGAGGCGCAAGTCCCCGCCGCGATTGCTCATGCCTTTCGAGCGGGCCAATTGGGAATGGACGGGCCACCGGATGCCGAACGCAGGAGCGTCGCGTCCACTGGATCTCGCTGGACAGACAATGGCCATTAAACTACGACTGACATATTGGTCGTAGTGGCTACAACAACGTAGTTTCGGAGGACTTCATTTTGCCGTTAGAAAAAAAATGTTGGACTGAGTACGGCGTGACTTTAAGAAAACGCCTTTTTCAGAGTCGTTCGTTTGATGTCACTTTGTCGATTGAATCGATCAAAACCGAATCGCATACGACGAATTCTCTCAAACGACTTGAACGACTCAGTTTCTGGGATCCGATTCAAGCGGTCGACCCCGGCTGGGATGCGCTCTATCAACAGGGTGTCATCGTTGATTTTGTCCCCAACGACGAAGGTAAAGTCTCAGAAGTAACCTTCCGCCTGGAAAAAAGCCGCGAACAACACCTGGAACGAATTATCGAATCCAGCGGGACATAGCCCTCGCAGCGCACGGCACAGCGTCTGCAAGTATTGTGGGTCGGCCTTTGCTATTCGCCGGTTCCCACGACTCGCGTGCGCGCTGCCGTCGCGGTATGATAGCCTGCTGAGACAATCGTTCTTTCCAGGCACATTCCACGATTCGGTACCTACTGATGAAAACACACTTTGGCTCGATCCTGCTCATCGCCGGTATTCTCGTATCCGCAACGCTGTTTTGCCGCGCGGACGAGGACAAAACACAGTCAACCGTGACAGCCGCCAAGATCAATGGCACTGGGCCCGGCTGGAAATCGCTCACACTCGAGGATTTCACCAACGTCAATTGCGACAAGGACACTTGGAGCTTCCAAGACGGGACGTTCCATTGCACAGGCAAGCCGGTCGGTGTGATTCGTTCGAACAAGACCTACACCAACATGGAATTGGTGGTACAGTGGCGGCACCTGAAGTCAGCCGGCAATTCCGGCGTCTTCATCTGGACTCCGCCCGCCTCGCTGGAGGGACTTAAGCCGGGAAAATTGCCGCACGGAATCGAAAACCAAGTCCTCGATCACGGGTATGCCGAGAATTTCGAAAAGAAAAACGGCAAAAAGTCGGACTGGTTCACCACGCACGGCGACGTCTTTCCTGTGGGGAATTCGAAAATGAAGCCATTCCCTCCCTTTGCTCCCAACGGCCGTCGCAGTTTCCCTTCCAAAAACCTCAGCAAAGGGGTAGGAGAGTGGAATCACTATTATATCCGAGCGGTCAACGGAGAGGTTCGCTTGTGGGTCAACGGCGAAGAAGTCTCCGGCGGCACAGAGTGTGATCCGCGGACCGGATATTTATGCTTGGAATCTGAGGGTTCCCCCATAGAATTCCGTGACTTGCGAATTCGTGAGCTACCGTGACATAATTGAGCGCGGGCCACCCTACCTACAAGTAGTTTCAAAACCCTCTGACGCGTCCCGCTGACACTGACCTGAACGTTTCGAGAACAAGCGCAACTGGGTTTTGAAACTGGTTCTACAAATTCCCACTTATTTGATTTCGTCGGCGAGCAACTTTACGTACTTGGCCGGCGAGAAAGGAACGACACATGAAACTCTCATTGATTGTCGCCACTGGTCTGGTCATGATGTTGGCCTCGTTGAGCTTCGCCGCAAAGGACAAGGAAAAAGACTCAGGCAAAAAAAAGGAGCATCCGGTGTTCAGCCAAGAGATGAAGTCGCTCACAGGCAAAAAAATCGACCTCTCGAAGTACAAAGGCAAGGTCTTATTCATCGTCAATACGGCAAGTCAATGTGGAGCAACGAAGCAATACAAGCAATTGGAAGAGTTGCACGAAAAATATGGCGAGAAAGGACTGGCGGTTCTCGGATTCCCCTGCAATCAATTCGGCAAACAAGAACCGGGTACGAGCGAGGAAATTATCGCTTTCTGTGAAGAGAATTATGGTGTCAAGTTTGACATGTTTTCGAAGGTCGAAGTCAATGGCGAAGATGCCGCCCCGCTGTACAAATTCCTGACGTCCAAAAAAACGGGGCTGGAAGATGTCGGCGAAGTAGAATGGAACTTCGAGAAGTTTCTGATCAACCGCGACGGAAAAGTTGTCGCCCGCTTCCGCACCCCCGTGAAGCCCGATGCACCCGAGGTGATCAAAGCCGTCGAAGCGGAACTGGCAAAGAAATAGACACGACGAAAGACAAGGATCCGCACCGGGGCCTCGCCGGTGCTACGATTTAAAGTTGCCAAGGCAACCAGACAACCGAGATTTCCGCTATTAAATCCTGGAGGTGAGTGAATGCAGTTACGAAACCAACGAATGACATGGCTGTGCGCCGTGTTGCTCATGGCAGTCATGCCGGGATGCGCAGCAAAAAAGGATGATGCCGCCACGCCCGGTTCATCGACCGCCGCTTCAACCGACACCCCAGTCGAATCTAAAACAGCCACAGAACCGGAGGCCAAAGAGGTCGCAGATGCGACAGCCGAACCTGTCGCCAAGCCAGAAGCAGAGCCTAAAGCCGAGGCAGAGGTAACACCATCTGAAACGGTAGTCGCCAAGGCACCGGCTGAACCCGCTAGCGAAAAGAAAGCGGCTCCTGAGAAAAAACCAGCGGCGAAGCCGCCGACGGTGGACTCGCCTCTCACAGCGGGAATTCCAGGCGAAGGACCGCTGACGACTGAGGAAATCACAAAATGGCTCGAAGACCCCAAAAACCACAAGGTCATCGACTTTCAATTGCCGTTGGGAATGGCCTCGGCACAAGCAGCGATCAAGGGCCTTGACGAGAATCCCCTCACGCTTGCCAAAATCGAGTTGGGCCGCCAGTTGTATTTTGATCCACGGCTCTCCTCCGACACAACCATCAGTTGTGCCAGTTGCCACGATCCCGAGGAAGGATTTGCACGACAGACTCAATTTGGAGTGGGTGTCAACGGACAAGAAGGCGGCCGCAATTCGCCGGTCAGCTACAACCGTATCTTAAGCGACAAACAATTCTGGGATGGTCGCGCCGAATCACTGGAAGCCCAAGCGGTCGGGCCGATCGCCAACCCCATCGAAATGGGTAATACACACGACGCGTGCGTGGTTTGCCTGAAGGGCATCGACGGTTATCGTTTGCAATTCGAGTCGATTTTCGGTGACGAAGGGGTCACGATCGATAACGTTGGACGCGCACTCGCCTCATTCGAACGCGTGATCGTCACCGGCGCATCACCGTTTGACTATGCCGAGAACGCCAAACGGTTTGCCGATCTGAGCGACGAAGAATTGGCCGAAATCAAAACCGATGATCCGGAGTTCTATGAAGAAATCGAGCAAGCCAAGAAAGACGCAGAGGCTCATCCGATGTCGGAAAGCGCCCAACGCGGCTGGGCGCTGTTCTTCGATGAACAGAAAACCGACTGTAAGGCCTGCCACGCCGGTGCAAACTTCACCGACGAGCAATATCACAATCTGGGCGTAGGAATGGATGTCGATGATCCGGACCTCGGCCGTTTCACAGAATCCAAGGAGAAGAAGGACCACGGTGCCTTCAAAACTCCCACGTTACGCAACGTCGAATTCACAGCTCCGTACATGCATGACGGCAGCCAGCAAACGCTGGAAGAGGTTGTCGAATGGTACGCCAAGGGAGGACATCCCAATCCGCACCTAAGCGACAAGATCAAGAAGCTGGACCTGACCGATCAGGACAAGGCTGATTTGGTGGAGTTCATGAAAGCGCTCACGGGACCGTTCCCCAAAGTTGAGCGCAACCGACTACCCAAGTAGGACCATTCGATTCGCCTCCCAACAGGGGAAAACGCAATCAATTCTGCCCGGCCGCGCCATTGCGTGGTCGGGCTTTTTTTATTGATTTTCAGCGGTGTACTGCGCAATCACATTGGTGCGAATGCCGCCGCGCGGTGTAAACGCCGCGTGAACTGTCATCGAGCGCGGTTGAGTGACGGCAACCAGGTCATCCAGTATCAAGTTGGTGACATGCTCATAAAATGCGCCATGGTTGCGAAAACGCTGCAGGTACATTTTGAGCGACTTCAGCTCGAAGCACAATTTGTCGGGAACGTACGTAATCGTCAGTTCGCCAAAATCGGGCTGTCCAGTCTTGGGACAGACCGATGTGAATTCGGGGCAAATCGTTTCGATTGTATAGTCGCGATCAGGAAACTGGTTTTCAAACGTTTCCAATTCCTGGCGAAAACCTTCAGCCATGCGGGACACCCTTTCTGTTGCCACTCTGGAAAAATCTATCCAGAGTGCATTGTAGTGAGGTGTCGGCTGCGGACCAATTCGCTGGGGTGGAAAATCGCGTTGCTAATCGATCAACGGAGACTCGTTGTCGTCCACCACGCCTTCGAATTGCAGTCCATATTCCCAGAATTCCTGCGAGACTCGGCGATTACGGGTCGTGCGTACGTAAAAATACTTTTTTTGTTCTTGGTCTGGACTGAGGCAAACAATCGCCTTCTCAAACTTGAGTTGCCCGGGATACAGTAACGAAAGGCCGCCTGAGGAAAGGTTGCGGGCCCAAGCCTCGAACGAGTAGTGCACCGTCTTTTCGGCGAACTGCGTATACCCGTCCGGGACGAACACCGCAACGCGCTGCCGAAAGGTATTGCGAGGCTGCGTTCGTTTTGTGGAATAATGCCCCTTGCAGCGATCCGCCCAATGATCGAGATCATTTAAGAGTCGAATCGCTTCTTCATCTTGACTGTCCGTCAAGGGAGCCGGTGGTGAGAATTGTTCCATCGTTGGTTCGCTAGTTACTGACCAGAGATACGGCCGGGAATCGGTGTCTGGGAAAACATCGCAATCGTCAAAGCGAAAAATCGCAATTTTGTAACACCACCAAGATAGCTCACGTTTCAATGATTCGGCCCAGAAAACCGTCGTCAGAATGCCCGAGACAGTGCGACAGCCCTCCTTCAGGGTACTGTTGTAAGAGGTGCAACGAATAATCCTACGGGCCACTTCCAGACATCGAATACTGGATAACGCAATCCATGCAGTTTCTGGAAAAATGTGTGTCCGGTTTTGTCAGCGGTTTGTGATCCTGCTTGGTGAGGCAAGACACAACCCGGCCAACCACACAACGACAAATCACAAGGGATTGTCAAATAAAAGCCGCGGTAACACCCCCTCGCAGAGAATCACATATTTTGCCCGACATGGTGGAGACTGGCACAATGCCCGATGGAACCCGAAAACGACGACATTCGTCGAACATTGCCAAGCGTCGATGGTATGCCCAGCACCGTGCCGTGCGATTCGCAAATCGCTTCGGTTTTTAGGCCCACTTTTATGAAAGGTTTGAACAATTACGATAGACTGATAACCGCCCGAATCAATTCGGGCGGTTTTTTTGTGCGCCTACAGTCAGACACCCCGCTCCCGTTTGAGCGGCGCAAGAAACTTCCCGGCCAACTGGAGCATGAACCGCCGATGATCGAAGCCCCCCCCATCGCCATGCGTTACCCTCGCTGCAATTTGGCGGCTTGTATGCTCCCTTGGACCGAAAACTGGGAACTCGATGTCGCAGCCTTCACCGAGCATGTTAACAGGTTCTTACAGGCAGGTTACAGCAGCTTGTATGTGATGGGCACCGCGGGTGAAGGCTATGCGCTCAGCGATCACCGGTTTCAGCAGGTTGTACAAACCTTTGCGGAGTTGACCGTCGGCGAGGGACTCGATCCACAAGTCGGCGTGATCGCGCTCTCCATGGAACAGATCACCGAACGGATTGCTTGCGCCTATCACTACGGCATCCGCATGTTTCAAATCTCGTTGCCCAGTTGGGGCCCGCTCGATGAATCCGAAACCATGCTTTTCTTCAAATCGGTGTGCGGCGCATTCCCCGATTGCCGATTCCTGCATTACAACCTGCCGCGCGTGGGGCGGATCATCGGTGGAGCGGAGTATCGTCGCATCGCCGATACTGTGCCGAATCTCGTCGCCACCAAAAACAGTTCCACCGACTACGCCCGCACCGCGGACCTACTGAAACATACACCCGATTTGCAGCATTTTCTGCTCGAGTCAAATTATGCCATGGGTTGCTCGATGGGCGAATGTTCGCTGCTGTGCAGCCAGGCGGGACTATTCCCCGAGACCACTTGGCGACTGTTCCAGGCAGGGTTGGACGATGATCTGCCCGAGCTATTTCGCATCACTGCCTTACTGCACGGCGTCACTCGGCGTCTATTTGCCCATTGTCAGCGGCGGATGATCGATGGCTGTTATGACAAGACCTTCCTGTGGCTGCGTGATCCACAATTCCCCACACGCATGCTCCCCCCATATCTGGGGTTGAGCGATGAGGAACATCAAACCTGCCGCGCCGTATTCGACGCGGAGTTTCGGCAGATTCCGTAGCTGATTTGTTCGCGGAAGACTTCCCACCCTCGTTGCTCGCCGGTCATCAATGACTTGACCGACGAACCGGTCGCCGCAGTGACACGGTTAAAAAAACCACGTCTGGTCTGAAACGACTTGCCCATTAGCACTCGAATCAATCAGGCAATTGGCCATCGACAATGTCGTGGAGCACGAACTTCGACGGATCCGCAACGACGTGCTTCACCTTTTTGCGTTGGTAGGTGTAAGTGAAATGCACCATACCATCAGCGGTTTGAATGACGGCCGGGTAGGAGAATTCCCCTTTTTCATCTTCGAGCACCAATGCCGCTTTCCAATTTTTGCCATCTTCCGAGACCGCCACGTTGAGCAATCCCCGCCCGCGACCACCGCGGATTGAGTGATTGTAAATCAATATTTGTCGACCATCGGCCAACGTGACCGCATCGGTGCCGGAATTGGGATTGGGCAACTCGGTCGCCGTCATCTTGCTCCAAGTTTTGCCACCATCCTCCGACCAACTCTGTGTGATTACTTTTTCGCGGCTACGGCAAAGGACCTGCATCCGTCCATCTTCATAGGTCAAAATGCTGGGCTGAATCGCGTTGAATTCTTTGCCGTCGTTGATCGGTCCCACGCGCTCCCAGGTCTTGCCCAAGTCGCTCGTCCGTTCGAAGTGGACCCGCCAGCCGTCGTATTCGGTGCTCGATCCGCACAGGATGTCGCCATTGGCCAATTGAATCGGTTTGTTTTTGACCGGACCATCAATGCCCTCGGGGAGTCGTCGCGGTTGGTCCCACGTCTTGCCGCCATCGGCCGACGTCGTCAGCATGCCCCACCAGGTGCGGGGGTCCGGGCCGACTTTATAAAACAATAACAGCGGGCCTTCTTTGGGTTGAAACAGTACCGGATTCCAACAAGGATGCCGTTTTCCGGCGTATTGAATTCCATTGGCGACTTCAACCGGCGGCGTCCATTTTCCGTCCTCTTGCCGCGAAACCCAAATTCCGACATCCGGGTTCTTCTCGTGTTTTCCGGCAAACCAAGCCGTAACCAGACCGGTGTCGGTTTCAACAATCGTCGAGGCGTGGCACGAGGGAAATGGAGCGGTGTCGTAGATGAATTCCTCCTTGAGAACTCCCGGCTGCTGTTCTGCGGCCTGCACGCCGGAAAATAATACAACTCCCAGGACGACTGCCCCCGTCAATGTTGACAACCTCGACTGTAAACCAATCATCACGTCTCCCTTCAGACTGCCCATTTTGGCGGGCATGGTATTCATTAGAATTTCATACAACTCTCTACCCTCGACGGAGTCGCTCGAACTGAGGGATTCCAACAAGTATACTGGAATTCACAGTTATCGCGACAGTCTCACGATAAACTACAGTCGAGCCATTGTTCACGAGCCATAGTTCAACAGACCGCCAATGCAGGCAAGGATTCTGACATGAATCACGTTATTCGTTCAACGAACCGTAATGACAATCATTTGACGTGGCCCGTAATCGCAAAGGGTGCGTTCTTGTTTTGCGCAGCAGTGATTGGATTGGCAACCTGTCTGCCCAATTCGTCCCTGGCCAATGACTGGCCAACGTACATGCACGATAACGCCCGCGCCGGACACACGACCGAATCCATCAAGACCCCGCTACAATTACGCTGGACGATCTCGCCTGATGCGGCGCCGCAAATGGCGTGGTCGGGAACCGACAACCGAACTATCGAAGGCAAATTAGTACGCGATCGCATGACCTTCGACGACGCGTTTCACGTCGCCGTTGTGGGAGATCGCTTGTACTACGGATCCTCAGTCGATGATCAATTGCATTGCGTCGACATCAGCAACGGCAAAGAGTTGTGGAGTTTCTACAGCGGGGGACCGATTCGCTTGGCCCCGACAGTGGCCGAGGGTCGCGTATACTTTGGATCGGACGATGGCAACGCCTATTGCCTCAATAGCGATGACGGCGGCTTGATCTGGAAACACCGCGCTGGACCCGACGACGACTGGTTGATCGCACGACAAGAGATGATTTCACGCTGGCCGATCCGAACCGGGATTCTCGTCGATGACGGTCTCGCCTATTTCGGTGCGGGAATCTTTCCGCATGAGAATATCTACCTGTATGCCGTCAACGCGAATGACGGTTCATTAGTCTGGAAACGAGACACGATCAGCGAAGAAGATGCTGGTCGCAACGACTTGTCGCCGCAAGGTTACTTGTTGGCCAACGACGAATTGTTGTTTGTCCCCTCCGGGCGATCATTGCCGGCGGCTGTGGATCGCAAGACGGGCAAGGTGGTCCACAAACGCGTTCACGGATGGCGGGGCGACGCGGGTGGGGTTGTTGGCGGCTCGAAGGCGTTGCTAGCGTCGGGGCAAATCTTCTGCTGGGGCGATCACCATATCCTACCGATGGAACAAAAGACCGGCGACGTTGGTTACGGTTGGTTTACCGGATATCAGTTAGCGATGGCCGATGAATATGCATACACGCTCAGCGGAAAATCGTTGATCAAACTCGACCGAGACGCTTATGCCGCCGGTAGCCGCGAACGCCACAAAATAGAACAAGGCCTGCGGCCGATCATGCGTAAAATCTACACTAAAGAAGGCGAAGAACTAGAAAAAGCCAAAACAGAGTTGAAGGAACTAGAAGCCAAAATCCAACAAGCAGACCAAGTGGGTGTCATCTGGAAAACTCCGTTTGACGGGGAATCATCACTGTTGGTGGCGGGGGATTTGGTCTTCGCCGGCAAAGATGGGGAAGTCGCCGCCTTTTCTAACGAAACGGGCAAGCCCCTTTGGAGCGCCCCGGTCGACGGCGAAGCCCGCGGATTGGCAGTCGCCGGCGGAAATCTGTTTGTAAGTACCAGCACCGGCAAGATCTATGCCTTCGCATCGGCCGATACGCCCGCTGCCCCCTCGGCGGTCGCTAAAAAGAACATCGGGGCTGATCCCTATCCCCAAGACGAACTGACAAAGTTTTATCAAGACGCAGCGGCGGACATCTTAAAGACCACCGGTGTCAATCGCGGCTTCGCACTCGTATTGGGCAACGAACAAGGACGACTCGCCTATGAACTAGCGCGGCAAAGCGAGCTGACGTTGTATTGTTTGGAACCGGACGCGGAAAAAGTCGCTGCCGCCCGCAAAGCCCTCAACGCTGCGGGGCTCTACGGTAGTCGGGTGACCGTGCATCAGGCTGATTTTGCACCGGTCCCTTACTCGAGCTATTTCGCGAATTTGATCGTGTCCGACACCCAATTACTGGGGGGAACCGTTCCCGGAAATCCAGCCGAAATCGCGCGACACCTCAAACCGCTCGGGGGCGTGGTTTATCTGGGCGGCAAAAAGGACGATCCCTCGCAAGCAGTTCAAAGCCGTCACGACTGGTTGGCGGGCATGAAACTGGCCGACCAATCACACACCTCGACCGATGCAACGGCGATCACATTGACCCGCGACAAACTGCCGGGCGCAGCCAATTGGTCGCACCAATACGGCGATCCGGGTAACACCGCCAGTAGCACCGACCGCCGTTTGAAGGGCGGGCTGGGCGTCCTATGGTATGGCGATCCCGGCCCCGGCAAAATGGTCAACCGACACGACGGGGCCGTTGGTCCGCTTTCCATCGACGGTCGATTGATCGTGCAGGGAGAAAACAGCGTCATGGCTTACGACGCCTACAACGGGATGTTCTTGTGGGAGCGGGAGGAGCCCAATGCTGTGCGGACCGGGGTATTTCAAAATCAAAATCCCGGAAACCTCGTAGCCGGCGGCGATGATCTGTTCGTCATGGTTCGCGGTGAATGTCATAACCTTGATCTGGCGACCGGCGAAATCAAAGCCACCTATACCGTTCCGCCCGCCGCGGGAGGCGAAGATCACGAATGGGGTTATCTGGCCTACCAAGACGGACTATTAATCGGCACCGCCACGATCCGCCAAGAGGTCGAACGCCGTAAGCAACGTCGCGGTAAAGTGACCGATGACAGCACGACCGGTTTGTTCGCCATCGACACCAAGACCGGTAAGACCGCCTGGAGCTATCAAGGCAAACATATCGCCCACCACACCATTGCCCTGGGACCGGAACGGGTCTTCTTCATCGACAGTACGATCACCAGTGACCAACGCGATGAGTTGCTGCGCGAAGACAAAACGGAACTAAAAAAACTGACCGGCGACGAGGCGAAAGAGGCCGAAGAGCGGATGAAACGGGTTGACGCTCGCTTGGCGGTCGCTCTGGATGCACGTACCGGTGAGAAATTGTGGGAAACCCCGGTCGACGTGACCGATTGCAGTGAAATCGGCACCGGCGGGGGCAAATTGACCTTGATGGTGCAAAACAACGTGCTGGTACTCTGCGGGGCCAACGCCAACGGCCACTATTGGAAACAATTCCTCGCCGGGGAATTCAAAAGTCGCCGGCTCGTGGCGCTGTCGGGAGAAGATGGACATAAGTTGTGGGCCAAGGATGCCAACTATCGGCATCGTCCAATCATTATCGAAGATCAGATCGTCGCCGAACCGTGGGGATTTGACCTCTACACCGGCGCGCAGCGCATGCGGAAACATCCGATCACCGGCCAAGAGGTCCCCTGGAGCATGGTCCGTACCGGACACCATTGCGGCATGATGACTGCCACGCCGGACATGATGTTTTTCCGCTCCGGCTTTACCGGGTTTTACGACCTGAACGCCGACAACGGCACGCGGCACTTTGCCGGGCACCGCACCGGATGCTGGATCAACATGATTCCCGCCAACGGCCTGTTGATGGTCCCTGAAGCGAGTGCGGGTTGTGTCTGCCTATTTTCGATTGCCTCGACCATTGTGATGGAACCGCGCGAACCCCGACGGGATTGGACGATCTATAGTTCCGTAGGAAAATCGACACCGGTGAAACATTTGGCACTCAACTTCGGCGCTCCTGGTGATCGTCGTGATGCAGGTGGAACCGTCTGGCTGGCCTATCCTCGTCCCAAAGCCTACAAGGAAACCGGATTGGTCCTGCCGCTGGAATTGCAAACCGGCTTCGCCGACGGCGGGAAATACTCCGGGATCAACAGCCAAGCCGAAGCGTTGACAGACGTTGAGTCTCCCTGGATTTATTCCTATTGGGCCGAAGGGTTAAAACAACTTACCATCCCACTGCAAGAGCAGGGGGCCGATCCGGCAAGCTATCGCGTTAAATTCTATTTCACGGGGCGCCAGGGTGATCCATCCGCCACAGCGAAATTTGATGTTAAAATCCAAGGCGAGACTTTACTGGACAACGTGGGCCTCGACAAATCAGATAGTGGCAACGGGCGTTCAGCAGTACACGAAGTGGCTGGGATTTCCGTGACCGACAATCTCGTTGTCGAATTCGTCCCGCGCGATGGAAGTGACGCTCCGATTCTCAGCGGCATTAAAATCGAACGCGAGTAATCGCACCCCGCGCAGCACGTTTCCATCCTCACCATTGACCAAAGGCAACGCCGGTGTCCGACGCCGCACATAAATTGAGCGACGACAAGATCTGGGAAACGATCCGCGCGGAGACTCAGCATGCGGCTACCCAAGAGCCGATCCTGGCCAGTTTTCTGCACGCCACGGTTCTCAAACACGAGACGCTCGAAGATGCGATGAGTTTTCATCTCGCGGGCAAACTCGCCGATGTGAACGTGACGGCCATGTTGATCCGCGAAGTGATCGACGAAGCCTTCGCCAGCGATCCTCGGATTCGCGCTGCCTTGCGGTGTGACATTCAAGCGGTCCGCGACCGTGACCCGGCGTCGGAATTCTATTATGTGCCGATGCTTTTCTTCAAAGGTTTTCATGCGCTACAAAGTTATCGTATCGCGCATTGGTTGTGGGGGCAGAATCGGCGGGCGATGGCACTGCACCTGCAAAGCCGTATTTCAGAGGTCTTCGCTGCGGATATCCAC from the Symmachiella macrocystis genome contains:
- the floA gene encoding flotillin-like protein FloA (flotillin-like protein involved in membrane lipid rafts), with translation MIPDLLKWLGMAVLALLALGSLFLVAKYFRLWLWATVTGTRISMAALVMMSLRKVNPRTIVEAKVMTVQAGLDSITTQALEAHVLAGGNLLQVVLALIVAHRAKISLDWDTAAAIDLAGRNVLDAVQVSVNPKVIDCPDPDVVGASMISAVAKDGIQLKVRVRVTVRTNLLQLIGGATEQTVIARIGEGVVSAIGSCETYAEALAEPVRISHQVMERGLDSQTAFSIVSIDIADIDVAENVGARLQTDQAEADIRIARAKAEERLAAAIAFEQEMKALTRENQARVVLAEAQVPAAIAHAFRAGQLGMDGPPDAERRSVASTGSRWTDNGH
- a CDS encoding 3-keto-disaccharide hydrolase, coding for MKTHFGSILLIAGILVSATLFCRADEDKTQSTVTAAKINGTGPGWKSLTLEDFTNVNCDKDTWSFQDGTFHCTGKPVGVIRSNKTYTNMELVVQWRHLKSAGNSGVFIWTPPASLEGLKPGKLPHGIENQVLDHGYAENFEKKNGKKSDWFTTHGDVFPVGNSKMKPFPPFAPNGRRSFPSKNLSKGVGEWNHYYIRAVNGEVRLWVNGEEVSGGTECDPRTGYLCLESEGSPIEFRDLRIRELP
- a CDS encoding glutathione peroxidase, whose amino-acid sequence is MKLSLIVATGLVMMLASLSFAAKDKEKDSGKKKEHPVFSQEMKSLTGKKIDLSKYKGKVLFIVNTASQCGATKQYKQLEELHEKYGEKGLAVLGFPCNQFGKQEPGTSEEIIAFCEENYGVKFDMFSKVEVNGEDAAPLYKFLTSKKTGLEDVGEVEWNFEKFLINRDGKVVARFRTPVKPDAPEVIKAVEAELAKK
- a CDS encoding cytochrome c peroxidase, encoding MQLRNQRMTWLCAVLLMAVMPGCAAKKDDAATPGSSTAASTDTPVESKTATEPEAKEVADATAEPVAKPEAEPKAEAEVTPSETVVAKAPAEPASEKKAAPEKKPAAKPPTVDSPLTAGIPGEGPLTTEEITKWLEDPKNHKVIDFQLPLGMASAQAAIKGLDENPLTLAKIELGRQLYFDPRLSSDTTISCASCHDPEEGFARQTQFGVGVNGQEGGRNSPVSYNRILSDKQFWDGRAESLEAQAVGPIANPIEMGNTHDACVVCLKGIDGYRLQFESIFGDEGVTIDNVGRALASFERVIVTGASPFDYAENAKRFADLSDEELAEIKTDDPEFYEEIEQAKKDAEAHPMSESAQRGWALFFDEQKTDCKACHAGANFTDEQYHNLGVGMDVDDPDLGRFTESKEKKDHGAFKTPTLRNVEFTAPYMHDGSQQTLEEVVEWYAKGGHPNPHLSDKIKKLDLTDQDKADLVEFMKALTGPFPKVERNRLPK
- the queF gene encoding preQ(1) synthase, translating into MAEGFRQELETFENQFPDRDYTIETICPEFTSVCPKTGQPDFGELTITYVPDKLCFELKSLKMYLQRFRNHGAFYEHVTNLILDDLVAVTQPRSMTVHAAFTPRGGIRTNVIAQYTAENQ
- a CDS encoding PilZ domain-containing protein, with translation MEQFSPPAPLTDSQDEEAIRLLNDLDHWADRCKGHYSTKRTQPRNTFRQRVAVFVPDGYTQFAEKTVHYSFEAWARNLSSGGLSLLYPGQLKFEKAIVCLSPDQEQKKYFYVRTTRNRRVSQEFWEYGLQFEGVVDDNESPLID
- a CDS encoding dihydrodipicolinate synthase family protein, translating into MRLQSDTPLPFERRKKLPGQLEHEPPMIEAPPIAMRYPRCNLAACMLPWTENWELDVAAFTEHVNRFLQAGYSSLYVMGTAGEGYALSDHRFQQVVQTFAELTVGEGLDPQVGVIALSMEQITERIACAYHYGIRMFQISLPSWGPLDESETMLFFKSVCGAFPDCRFLHYNLPRVGRIIGGAEYRRIADTVPNLVATKNSSTDYARTADLLKHTPDLQHFLLESNYAMGCSMGECSLLCSQAGLFPETTWRLFQAGLDDDLPELFRITALLHGVTRRLFAHCQRRMIDGCYDKTFLWLRDPQFPTRMLPPYLGLSDEEHQTCRAVFDAEFRQIP
- a CDS encoding sialidase family protein, yielding MPAKMGSLKGDVMIGLQSRLSTLTGAVVLGVVLFSGVQAAEQQPGVLKEEFIYDTAPFPSCHASTIVETDTGLVTAWFAGKHEKNPDVGIWVSRQEDGKWTPPVEVANGIQYAGKRHPCWNPVLFQPKEGPLLLFYKVGPDPRTWWGMLTTSADGGKTWDQPRRLPEGIDGPVKNKPIQLANGDILCGSSTEYDGWRVHFERTSDLGKTWERVGPINDGKEFNAIQPSILTYEDGRMQVLCRSREKVITQSWSEDGGKTWSKMTATELPNPNSGTDAVTLADGRQILIYNHSIRGGRGRGLLNVAVSEDGKNWKAALVLEDEKGEFSYPAVIQTADGMVHFTYTYQRKKVKHVVADPSKFVLHDIVDGQLPD